The proteins below come from a single Erysipelothrix piscisicarius genomic window:
- a CDS encoding PTS sugar transporter subunit IIC, giving the protein MEKLTQFIEEKIAPPLIKFSQLKYVQVMQRTGLGIMSLLVIGSVFLLVASFPVKAWTDFLGDNRWVIAAASGVGTGFIALYTVITTSYGLVEYYNKQRGENHDIVQPMILAVASFLLLNPAQTVTTMVDGVEGKFTGVPSTYMGALGVFAALIVAIITVEIYRFVVNKKLVIKMPEGVPPMVSQSFIALIPSFFVILFWWLLGHVFQLNIPELIAGVFKPLVAVGDSPIVVMIATLLNRILWAVGIHGSNIVNSVGGTFWGQMSQLNLAAFEATGSLANLPHTYTSVFMDNYIWTGLFPLSLCLIMSKSPRLSGLGKLALAASLFNIGEPLIFGLPIMLNPLMMIPFILSYLVLALAAIILTTLGVIPVPALMISWITPAPIKTYLATAGSIPATVFVLVGWVFMFLCFYPFVKAMEKNDLAEMAAVEEAKEN; this is encoded by the coding sequence ATGGAGAAGTTAACACAATTTATAGAAGAGAAGATTGCCCCACCATTAATTAAATTTTCTCAATTGAAATACGTTCAAGTAATGCAACGTACTGGACTTGGAATCATGTCTTTATTAGTTATTGGTTCTGTATTTTTACTTGTTGCATCATTCCCAGTTAAAGCATGGACTGATTTTTTAGGAGATAATCGCTGGGTTATTGCGGCAGCTTCTGGAGTCGGTACTGGATTTATTGCTTTATATACTGTTATCACGACATCTTATGGTTTAGTAGAGTACTACAACAAACAACGCGGAGAAAATCATGATATTGTTCAACCAATGATTCTTGCGGTTGCATCATTCTTACTTTTAAATCCTGCACAAACTGTTACAACAATGGTTGATGGTGTTGAAGGTAAGTTTACAGGGGTTCCATCAACGTATATGGGAGCTCTTGGAGTATTTGCGGCACTGATTGTGGCAATTATTACTGTTGAAATCTATCGTTTCGTTGTTAATAAAAAACTTGTTATTAAAATGCCTGAAGGGGTTCCACCAATGGTATCTCAATCATTTATCGCTCTAATTCCAAGTTTCTTTGTCATTTTATTCTGGTGGTTACTCGGTCATGTTTTCCAATTAAACATTCCAGAATTAATTGCTGGTGTGTTCAAACCATTAGTAGCTGTTGGTGATTCACCAATCGTTGTGATGATCGCAACACTTTTAAACCGGATCTTATGGGCTGTTGGTATTCATGGTTCAAACATTGTAAACTCAGTTGGTGGAACATTCTGGGGTCAAATGTCACAATTAAACCTTGCTGCATTTGAAGCTACCGGAAGTCTTGCAAATTTACCACATACTTATACATCCGTATTTATGGATAACTATATTTGGACAGGATTGTTCCCATTATCACTTTGCTTAATTATGTCTAAATCGCCACGTTTAAGCGGTCTGGGTAAACTTGCATTAGCAGCATCGTTATTCAATATTGGGGAACCACTTATCTTTGGATTACCAATTATGTTGAATCCACTGATGATGATTCCATTTATCTTAAGCTACTTAGTACTTGCACTTGCTGCAATTATTCTAACAACGCTTGGTGTGATTCCTGTACCGGCATTAATGATTTCTTGGATTACACCTGCACCAATTAAAACTTATTTAGCGACAGCTGGAAGTATTCCTGCAACCGTATTCGTCCTTGTTGGATGGGTATTTATGTTCCTCTGCTTCTATCCATTTGTTAAAGCAATGGAGAAAAATGACCTTGCTGAAATGGCTGCTGTAGAAGAAGCGAAAGAAAATTAA